The Acanthochromis polyacanthus isolate Apoly-LR-REF ecotype Palm Island chromosome 5, KAUST_Apoly_ChrSc, whole genome shotgun sequence genome includes a window with the following:
- the LOC110968585 gene encoding LOW QUALITY PROTEIN: inositol-pentakisphosphate 2-kinase (The sequence of the model RefSeq protein was modified relative to this genomic sequence to represent the inferred CDS: substituted 1 base at 1 genomic stop codon), with translation MEVDKMDENDWKYHGEGNKSLVVSHVQLSRVLRLLKYPAEDSETRHRXTAEQAFRQIQNIVDFSSNVMSSLLGEKFIHSGEVVKLPLEFVRQLSIKVQHQRPAWRCDKVMDIYSGCALCLPNLTSPGLHQQTHTPPLCIEIKPKCGFLPSPKHVSKDIKTKVCRFCMHQHYKVANGKWKRRSLYCPLDLFSGNRQRMHFAIRHLIEEPQNNFKIFKVRHHFNLYFSVFWSFSPLKVSRRSIECKNKSCWLEFLFQRDDFNKKLQWKRFIKNQVLWKRNGDCDTTTQCDPDSTYFYLLLRKKQQNQK, from the exons ATGGAAGTGGACAAAATGGACGAAAACGACTGGAAGTACCACGGAGAGGGGAACAAGAGCCTGGTGGTCTCTCACGTACAG CTTTCCAGAGTTCTACGCCTCCTCAAGTATCCAGCAGAGGACTCTGAAACCCGCCACAGGTAA ACTGCAGAACAGGCCTTCAGGCAGATCCAGAACATCGTGGACTTCAGCTCCAACGTCATGAGCAGCCTGCTGGGGGAGAAGTTCATCCACAGCGGG GAAGTGGTTAAACTGCCTCTGGAGTTTGTGCGACAACTTTCAATCAAAGTTCAACATCAAAGACCAG cctGGAGATGTGACAAAGTGATGGACATCTACAGCGGCTGTGCTCTCTGTCTGCCAAACCTGACGTCTCCAGGCCTCcaccagcaaacacacactccaCCGCTCTGCATCGAGATCAAg CCTAAATGTGGCTTCTTGCCGTCCCCCAAACACGTCAGCAAAGACATCAAGACCAAAGTGTGTCGCTTCTGCATGCACCAACACTACAAG gTGGCCAACGGGAAGTGGAAGAGACGCAGCCTGTACTGTCCTCTGGATCTGTTCTCAGG GAACAGACAGAGAATGCACTTTGCCATCAGACACCTGATAGAAGAACCTCAgaacaacttcaaaatattCAAGGTGAGACATCATTTCaacctttatttttcagttttttggtcattttccccTCTGAAAGTTTCACGTCGGTCGATAGAATGCAAGAATAAGAGTTGTTGGTTGGAGTTTTTGTTCCAAAGAGATGATTTTAATAAGAAATTACAGTGGAAGAGATTCATAAAAAACCAAGTTCTATGGAAACGAAATGGAGATTGTGATACTACAACTCAGTGTGATCCTGATAGTACTTATTTTTATCTGcttctgagaaaaaaacaacaaaatcagaaGTGA
- the LOC110968589 gene encoding CD276 antigen-like: MELINLLCLLTITGVIICKDKGFIRVVARVGEDVVLPCSLGPKNIGPALFDWTKDQQNVFLYDGGVHYNNGLHGQDPQFKGRVSHFPDKLKNGDASIIIRNIQLSDSGSYSCYFPLLNHQRFYIELFVGASAKLRIMILQITEDRALLQCEVREAFPGLQISWIDSNGTILPATEKLEDSDDLHYPPALTLQTNVTKTGIFRCRVTQQELNHTTEAQISIPIFSKFGPPDVHVFDFK, encoded by the exons ATGGAATTGATCAATCTGCTGTGTCTCCTGACGATCACTGGAGTGATCATCTGTAAAGATAAAG GTTTCATCAGAGTGGTGGCGAGAGTCGGTGAAGACGTGGTTTTACCGTGTTCCCTCGGCCCTAAGAACATCGGACCTGCTTTGTTTGACTGGACGAAAGATCAACAGAACGTGTTTCTGTACGACGGCGGCGTTCATTACAACAACGGACTTCATGGTCAAGACCCACAGTTCAAAGGACGAGTGTCTCATTTTCcagacaaactgaaaaatggcgacgcctccatcatcatcagaaACATACAACTGTCTGACAGTGGAAGCTACTCCTGCTATTTCCCACTTCTTAATCATCAAAGATTCTACATTGAGCTTTTTGTTG GTGCCTCTGCAAAGCTACGCATCATGATACTTCAGATCACAGAAGACCGGGCTCTGCTGCAGTGTGAGGTTCGTGAGGCTTTTCCAGGACTGCAGATTTCATGGATTGACAGTAATGGGACCATCCTTCCTGCTACGGAGAAGCTCGAGGACTCGGATGATCTCCACTACCCTCCAGCTCTGACGCTTCAAACTAACGTAACCAAAACCGGCATCTTCCGCTGTCGAGTCACTCAGCAGGAACTCAACCACACCACTGAAGCTCAGATTTCCATACCCATCTTCAGTAAGTTTGGTCCTCCAGATGTTCATGTCTTTGATTTTAAATAG